The Mesorhizobium koreense genome includes a window with the following:
- a CDS encoding type II toxin-antitoxin system VapC family toxin, with the protein MKGWLLDTNVVAALINPRGAPSVKSWAAGQDEATFHISVLTLGEYDKGIHNLADDHVDRPRYTAARDALAERFGARALSLDDEIVRRWGRISGEVKRASGHAPPVIDTMLGATAIEHDLYLVTRNVKDTRASGATVFDPWNDDATMFPLSPRAARRR; encoded by the coding sequence TTGAAGGGTTGGCTGCTCGACACCAACGTCGTCGCCGCGCTGATCAATCCGCGTGGCGCGCCGTCGGTGAAGTCCTGGGCCGCCGGTCAGGACGAGGCCACCTTCCACATCAGCGTTCTGACGCTCGGCGAATACGACAAAGGCATCCACAATCTCGCCGACGACCATGTAGATCGGCCACGCTACACGGCCGCGCGCGATGCGCTGGCGGAGCGGTTCGGCGCCAGGGCGCTGTCGCTCGATGACGAGATCGTCCGGCGTTGGGGACGGATCTCCGGCGAAGTGAAACGCGCGAGCGGCCATGCCCCCCCGGTCATCGACACGATGCTTGGGGCAACGGCGATCGAACACGACCTTTATCTCGTCACCCGCAATGTGAAGGACACCAGGGCGTCCGGCGCGACGGTGTTCGATCCGTGGAATGACGATGCGACTATGTTTCCGCTGAGCCCGCGCGCGGCGCGGCGTCGATAG
- a CDS encoding type II toxin-antitoxin system Phd/YefM family antitoxin encodes MAKSADVTKVLKARRTAGRRWKLEDAKARFSEMVRHAREDGPQRVSVRGQDAVVVMSVEEFERLAPAKPRAPFVEFMESLHLDGLDLGREADDGRDVEL; translated from the coding sequence ATGGCCAAAAGCGCGGACGTGACGAAAGTACTGAAGGCTCGCCGGACTGCGGGCCGTCGATGGAAGCTGGAAGACGCCAAGGCGCGGTTCAGCGAGATGGTCCGGCATGCCCGCGAGGATGGGCCGCAGCGCGTCAGCGTGCGCGGCCAGGACGCGGTCGTCGTGATGAGCGTCGAGGAATTCGAGCGCCTCGCGCCCGCGAAACCGCGCGCGCCGTTCGTCGAATTCATGGAGAGCCTGCATCTCGACGGGCTCGATCTCGGCCGTGAGGCGGATGACGGCCGGGACGTCGAGCTTTGA
- a CDS encoding DUF982 domain-containing protein → MGAASEENEWEEGKRVRRHLCADHRSHCRQSREGRIREITSSTTIDFLFEWPEDKRDVLYEAALNTCFMAHDGLKPVKAARDAIRAFGAKKASLRRNLRSSPG, encoded by the coding sequence ATGGGCGCGGCCTCCGAGGAAAATGAATGGGAAGAAGGAAAGCGGGTGCGCCGACATCTATGCGCGGATCACCGATCGCATTGTCGCCAATCTCGGGAAGGGCGTATCCGGGAAATCACAAGCTCGACGACGATCGATTTCCTGTTTGAGTGGCCCGAGGACAAGCGCGACGTACTCTATGAAGCCGCGTTGAATACCTGCTTCATGGCCCATGACGGCCTTAAGCCGGTGAAAGCCGCGAGAGACGCGATACGAGCCTTCGGAGCCAAGAAAGCATCCTTGAGAAGGAACCTGCGGTCCAGCCCTGGATGA
- a CDS encoding DUF982 domain-containing protein codes for MNGRFDSPIYVRDGFSTVQIGGIPEALAFLNKWPTNRRGVVYDCVRWGMVAALQGLLSVETVRNAFVGWARAHRVLDQNQAGNPTDTDADRFTLAA; via the coding sequence ATGAATGGTAGGTTCGACAGTCCAATCTATGTGAGGGACGGATTTAGCACCGTCCAGATCGGCGGGATTCCCGAGGCTTTGGCCTTTCTGAACAAGTGGCCAACGAATAGACGGGGAGTCGTTTACGATTGCGTGCGATGGGGGATGGTCGCCGCGCTGCAGGGCCTTCTCTCTGTAGAGACGGTTCGAAATGCCTTTGTGGGATGGGCGAGAGCTCATCGTGTGCTCGACCAGAATCAAGCTGGAAACCCCACAGACACCGACGCAGACAGATTTACCCTGGCAGCATGA